In Erigeron canadensis isolate Cc75 chromosome 1, C_canadensis_v1, whole genome shotgun sequence, a single window of DNA contains:
- the LOC122590188 gene encoding receptor-like protein EIX1 has protein sequence MITASSNITCNQRERQSLLEFREGLSDNSNRLSTWTGLECCEWEGVGCGRRHGHVVKLDLRSPLSTWNDHPLYTNKLLEGKVSPSLINLEHLRYLDLSMNNFSGQNIPEFFGSFKYLEYLDLSYSGFSGVVPPHLGNLSRLQYLNLNVADRYEVSLIVKDDLRWVSLLLSLKHLDLSGITIGKHIDWFHPVNMLPSLLTLNLTRCDINIPSIKSFNFTSLNSLDLYGNNITSTIPVWLSNLTSLVILRLKENNFHGRIPDSIGNLSSLSLLSLSYNQLSGPIPLSLGGLSSLRELALYENQLSGSIPESIGQLSMLEKLYLECNKLSGSIPESIGQLTRLQVLALSDNQLSGSIPESIGQLTRLQVLALYDNQLSGSIPESIGQLSMLEKLYLDDNQLSGSIPESIGQLSMLEKLYLVCNKLSGSIPESIGQLTRLQVLALDFNQLSGSIPASLGQLSNLQYLSLWGNQLSGVVSEIHFTKLNNLTWLRLEDNPLTLNVSPRWIPPFQLKFFLASSCNIGPRFPSLIRNSTHLEVLHLSNSSIRDRIPEWFESISSHLRDLDLSDNQISGNLPRILGSTNLPHSGLLYVILNKNRFTGSVQTHLCELLSIKVLDLSDNNFSGVLPKCLGSLIQLQAMDLTCNTITGAIPNSLGSLLYLRSLHLGNNKFEGNLPVVLQNLTNLVTFDIGNNLLTGNIPYWIGKKLSKLKILNLHSNKFMGKIPLELCQNNDLQYLNLANNNLTGTVPHCFCNLTGMIMINDKFVNYDIDIVNNSYIQYNSSTRYEESIVSYIKGIQLKYTKNARFLISLDLSSNRLIGEIPDVLMKLVALKNLNLSRNLLSGQIPITIGNLKQMESLDLSANKLSGQIPSSLSSLNFLSYLNLSFNNLSGPVPTGNHLETLGDPYTIYEGNIELCGSSLLRSCKKNNSSDAHAGKNEGNEGSQGWSWFYAGMVSGFVVGFMGLVGSLHFIRIWRVTYFEMMENVYTFLMISIMVTLARLRRKIFE, from the exons ATGATCACAGCTTCCTCAAACATTACCTGTAACCAAAGGGAGCGGCAATCACTTCTTGAATTCCGAGAAGGCCTCTCGGACAATTCAAATCGTCTATCAACATGGACCGGATTAGAATGTTGTGAGTGGGAGGGAGTTGGGTGTGGCAGGAGGCATGGTCATGTTGTCAAACTTGATCTTCGATCTCCATTGTCTACCTGGAACGACCATCCTTTATACACAAACAAATTGCTCGAAGGTAAGGTAAGTCCTTCCTTAATCAACTTGGAGCATTTGCGTTACTTGGACCTGAGCATGAACAATTTCTCGGGTCAAAATATTCCTGAATTCTTTGGGTCTTTCAAGTATTTGGAATACCTTGACCTCTCTTACTCTGGTTTTAGTGGTGTAGTCCCTCCTCATCTAGGAAATCTCTCAAGGTTACAATATCTTAACCTTAACGTTGCAGATAGGTATGAGGTTTCGTTGATAGTCAAGGATGATCTGCGGTGGGTGTCTTTGTTGTTGTCGTTAAAGCACTTGGACTTGTCAGGGATAACAATCGGTAAGCATATTGATTGGTTCCATCCAGTTAACATGTTGCCTTCTTTGCTTACACTGAACTTGACCAGGTGTGATATCAATATCCCCTCCATAAAATCCTTCAATTTCACTTCCCTAAATTCACTCGATCTCTATGGAAACAACATAACTTCAACCATTCCTGTCTGGTTATCAAATCTTACTAGCCTCGTGATTCTAAGACTTAAAGAAAACAACTTCCATGGCCGAATACCTGATTCTATTGGAAACTTGAGCTCTCTTTCTTTACTCAGCCTTTCATATAATCAATTGTCAGGGCCAATACCTCTCTCACTTGGTGGCCTATCATCTCTAAGAGAGCTCGCTCTTTATGAAAATCAATTGAGTGGGAGCATACCTGAAAGCATTGGACAATTATCAATGCTTGAAAAGCTTTATCTTGAATGTAATAAATTGAGTGGAAGCATACCTGAAAGCATTGGACAACTAACGAGGCTGCAAGTGCTCGCTCTTTCTGATAATCAATTGAGTGGGAGCATACCTGAAAGCATTGGACAACTAACGAGGCTGCAAGTGCTCGCTCTTTATGATAATCAATTGAGTGGGAGCATACCTGAAAGCATTGGACAATTATCAATGCTTGAAAAGCTTTATCTTGATGATAATCAATTGAGTGGGAGCATACCTGAAAGCATTGGACAATTATCAATGCTTGAAAAGCTTTATCTTGTATGTAATAAATTGAGTGGAAGCATACCTGAAAGCATTGGACAACTAACGAGGCTGCAAGTGCTCGCTCTTGATTTTAATCAATTGAGTGGGAGCATTCCCGCTAGTCTTGGTCAGCTTTCAAACCTCCAATACCTCTCTCTTTGGGGTAATCAATTGAGTGGCGTGGTTTCTGAAATTCACTTCACCAAACTCAACAATCTAACCTGGTTGCGGTTGGAAGATAACCCATTAACGTTGAATGTGAGCCCTCGTTGGATTCCTCCCTTCCAATTGAAGTTTTTTTTGGCAAGCTCCTGCAACATCGGACCCCGATTCCCGAGTTTGATTCGGAACTCAACACATCTTGAAGTTTTACATCTTTCGAATTCGAGTATTAGAGATCGCATACCGGAGTGGTTTGAGAGCATCTCCTCTCATCTTCGGGATTTGGATTTGTCGGACAACCAGATCAGTGGAAATCTTCCACGAATTCTTGGATCAACGAACCTTCCTCATTCAG GTCTCCTTTATGTTATTCTTAACAAAAATCGCTTCACTGGAAGCGTTCAAACACACTTATGTGAGTTGCTTAGTATAAAAGTACTGGATCTATCCGATAATAACTTCTCTGGAGTACTTCCCAAGTGCTTAGGGAGCTTGATTCAGTTACAGGCGATGGATCTTACGTGTAACACTATAACAGGTGCTATTCCGAATTCATTGGGTTCTCTATTATATCTCCGATCATTGCACTTGGGCAACAACAAATTTGAAGGTAATCTCCCGGTGGTTTTACAAAACTTGACAAACTTAGTCACCTTTGATATAGGGAACAATTTGTTGACCGGTAATATCCCTTATTGGATCGGAAAAAAATTATCAAAGCTTAAAATCTTAAATCTTCATTCAAATAAGTTCATGGGTAAGATCCCACTGGAACTCTGTCAAAACAACGATCTTCAATATTTAAACTTGGCAAATAATAACTTAACTGGAACTGTCCCTCATTGCTTTTGTAATTTAACTGGTATGATCATGATTAATGATAAATTTGTAAACTATGACATCGATATCGTCAACAATAGCTACATTCAATATAATAGCAGTACTAGGTATGAAGAAAGTATTGTGAGTTACATAAAGGGCATCCAATTGAAGTACACCAAAAACGCTAGGTTTCTTATATCATTGGACCTTTCAAGCAATAGACTTATTGGTGAAATTCCTGATGTTTTGATGAAACTTGTGGCGTTAAAGAATTTGAATCTTTCTAGAAACTTACTAAGCGGACAAATTCCAATAACCATTGGAAATCTAAAGCAAATGGAATCTTTAGATTTGTCGGCGAATAAGTTGTCTGGTCAAATTCCATCAAGTTTATCTAGCTTGAACTTTCTAAGCTACTTGAACCTATCCTTCAATAACTTATCTGGTCCAGTACCAACCGGAAATCATCTTGAAACTTTAGGTGATCCATATACTATCTATGAAGGGAACATTGAGCTATGTGGGTCGTCACTATTAAGGAGTTGCAAAAAAAACAATTCCTCGGATGCTCATGCCGGGAAGAATGAAGGTAATGAAGGGTCACAAGGTTGGTCGTGGTTTTATGCTGGCATGGTCTCTGGTTTTGTTGTGGGCTTCATGGGACTTGTTGGTAGCTTGCATTTTATTAGGATTTGGAGAGTAACTTACTTTGAGATGATGGAGAACGTTTACACTTTTCTAATGATCTCAATTATGGTAACTCTTGCTCGACTAAGGAGGAAGATTTTCGAATAA
- the LOC122585978 gene encoding 23 kDa jasmonate-induced protein-like, which produces MADNVFGITVRWGSRLDRALKAMEDTNVGGKRDQALAYVKEQKKKFGDGVSTLCIFYNATGENLFYVDDNSSYGKIYDSYPVIVHNGQWGAFLHIKKPGEAAGSGAFVVYSGKYNNTDYCKHLIAWDVPCDQLTGYNHAYCGIYDEDFEINTGRGGRDVHGSRTGPTRLDPGTESARKVEPRISPLTSRAGRFGPDFIGSGSGL; this is translated from the exons ATGGCTGATAACGTGTTTGGCATCACTGTGAGGTGGGGAAGTAGGCTAGATAGGGCCCTCAAGGCCATGGAGGATACAAACGTAGGCGGAAAGCGTGATCAGGCACTTGCCTATGTCAAGgaacaaaaaaagaaatttgGGGATGGAGTTTCCACACTATGTATCTTTTATAATGCTACTGGTGAGAACTTGTTTTATGTTGACGACAACTCCTCGTATGGAAAAATCTATGACTCGTATCCAGTTATTGTTCACAATGGGCAGTGGGGTGCGTTTCTGCATATTAAAAAGCCCGGCGAGGCAGCTGGCTCGGGTGCATTTGTAGTATATAGTGGCAAGTACAATAATACAGATTATTGCAAGCATCTAATTGCTTGGGATGTCCCTTGTGACCAATTGACAGGTTACAACCAC GCATATTGTGGGATCTATGATGAAGACTTCGAAATCAACACGGGCAGGGGCggtagggatgtgcacgggtctAGAACCGGCCCGACCCGGCTTGACCCGGGAACCGAAAGTGCAAGAAAAGTGGAACCGAGAATCAGCCCGTTGACCTCccgggcgggtcggttcggtCCGGATTTTATCGGGTCGGGCTCGGGTTTATAA